The genomic region TCATCCCATTTTTAATTTTTTGAACAGGATTTCCTACAAAACCTTTTACATATAAACCATGATACGCATATCCCATTTCAGGTACTACACTTGCTTCTAAACGATCTGTTGTTCCTACAAATAAAAACTCCACATCTGTTCTTTGTTTTTCTATATATTGCACAAATGCTAGGGCAGGATATAAATGTCCACCTGTACCACCAGCACTAATTATTATTTTCATAAAATCACTCCTATCCGCCATATTATAGCATATTCACATTTAATTTAATATAGAATAATAATATTCATTTTTTTGCTTATATTCGAAGTTATTTCGTAAATTGTTAGACATTATTTTGTTTTTCATCCCATTTATGCTATAATCGTCAAGTATTAAAAAGACAGTTCGTAACCATCCTGTCTATAAATAAAACTAGGACTACTTAGTAGCTCCTTTTAGGAGGAAAAATGAAGAAAGAATTAGAAATTGAGATAATGGAAAGATATTCCATTATTAACGAAAAGAACAAAAGAGAAATCGTTCTTTTAAGAGGCCAAGGATGTTCTTGGCGTCGTTGTCGTTTTTGTGATTATCATTTAGATTTTTCTAGAGATAAAGAAGAAAATATTACTTTAAATCAAAAAGAGTTATCTAAAATAACAGGTATTCATCAAAAACTAGAAGTTATTAATTCTGGAAGTTTTACAGAACTACCAGAAGAAACAATGGATCTTATTGAAACAATATGTATTGAAAAAAAGATCAAAGAAGTACATTTTGAAGCACACTATAACCAAAGAAAATTTATTCCTGCATTACGCCAACGATTTTCTAAAAACAACATTTCCGTTATTATTAAAATAGGAGTTGAAACATTTGACTACTTATTTAGAGAATCTTATTTAGTAAAAGGTATTCAAACAGATAATCCTAGTGAAATTGCAACTTATTTTGATGAATGTTGTTTATTACAAGGAATACCTGGACAAACAAAAGATTCAATGATTCAAGATATTGAAATAGGTTTAACTTATTTTAATCGTGTTTGTATCAATATTATGCAAGAAAATGGAATGGCTATCAAACCAGATCCAAGCGTTATTGAACTTTTTGTAAAAGAAATATACCCATTATATAAAGAAAATCAAAGAGTGGATATTTTATTAGAAAATACTGCTTTTGGTGTTGGAGGAGTAACAACAAATGTCTAATGAATTATTATTAATACTATGTTTAGTATGTACTTATATGAGTGTTTTATTATTTTATCGTTTTTTTGGAAAAACAGGTTTATATGTTTGGACTGCAATTGTTACCATTAGTGCAAATATCGAAGTATTAATGTTAATCGATGCTTTTGGTGTTGAACAAACATTAGGAAATATTTTGTTTGCATCTAGTTTTTTAGTAACTGATATTTTATCGGAAAATGAGGATAAAGAGAGTGCAAATCTAGCTGTTAAGATTGGTATTATGTCGAATATTACTTTTGTGCTTATTTCACAATCATGGTTATTATTCACACCAAACGCAAATGATTGGGTGAGTCCTGCTGTTCATACTATTTTTTCAAATACACCTAGATTAATGATTGTTGGGGTTCTTGTTTATGCACTTGCTCAATGGTTTGATGTTTGGGCATATCACCTTATTTGGGAAAAGACAAAAGCAAAGTTTGGAGATAGTAAAAGAGGTTTATGGCTTAGAAATAATGGTTCTACCTTAGTTTCACAGTTATTAAATACTGTTTTATTTACTTTTGGAGCATTTATTGGTATGTATGATATTCCTACTTTAATTAATATTACTATTGCATCTTATGTTATTTATGTTATTACAAGTTTATGTGATACACCTGTAGTTTATTTATCAAGAAAAATTAAACCTAAAAACTAAAGGGAATATCCCTTTTTTTATTTACCATTTTAGTTGCAAAACAAGAATAATCTATGTACAATACTTAAAAAGAAAAGGAGTATTCTATGATTGATGAAATTATTTTATTTAATGAAAATTTTGTAAAGAACGAAAAATATAAAGACTTTATTACCAATAAATATCCTAATAAGAAATTAGCGATTCTCTCATGCATGGATACCCGTTTAACTAAATTACTTCCTGCTGCTTTAGGTTTAGAAAATGGCGATGCTAAAATCATTAAGAATGCGGGTGGTGTTATTTCACATCCCTATGGTAGTGCTGTTAGAAGCATACTAATTGCAATCTATCAACTAGGCGTGACTGAAATTATGGTAATTGGTCATAGTGATTGTGGTGTTCAACATCTAGATAGTCAAAAACTAATTGATTCGATGATAAAACATGGGATTGAAAGCAGTGTTATTGAAAATGTGAAAGCTAGTGGGATTGATTTAGAAGGTTGGCTGGGAGGCTTCTCTAATGGGGATGCGGCAATTACAAATACTGTCCAATGTTTACAGTCACATCCATTAGTTCCAAAAGATATCCTTATTAAAGGCTTTATCATGGATTCATTAACAGGATTGCTTCAAGAAGTAAACAAATAGGATTCTTTTATGATGCAATTAAAACATTCCTTTTCATTTTATTTCATAACATTTAACATACTACCTACAACAACAAGTGTAATTATGAAAGAGGATCTCCTATAACTAAATAGCGGGTGCAATGGTAGCTTAGGTCTCTTTTTTAGCTTCTTTATAAAATATCATTTTCATTTATTTCAGTTACCAAGAATACAGAACAGCTTCATAAGATAGTGTTGATTGTTTTTTAGTAAATGGGTATACTATTGGTGAGGTTAAGTGGATTAACTTAAAAAAAGAGTTCTTGCTGGATCTCTTTTTTCGTTCTTTCGAACTAATCGTTAGAAGCAAGACGAATCAAGAACCAGTAATCTTTTATGATAACTATAATCAAGACTCCTAGTCCAAACTTGACATCCAACATATATGTTTTAGTTATAATATTACTCTTCATTCTAACTAGAATTATTTAACCTACAAAAAATTCAGAACAGCTTCACAAGATAGCGTTGACTGTTTTTTAGTAAATGGGTATACTATTAATGAGGTAAGGCGAATTACCAATAAAAAAGAGATCGGGCAGATCTCTTTTTTCGTTCTTTCGAACTAATCGTTGGAAGCAAGGCGAATCAAGAACTAGTTATCTTTTTAGAATAATTGCAATCAATACTCCTAATTCAAACTTGACCTCCAACATAACATGTTTTTAGTCATAATATTGCCCTCCATCGACTGTCAATATTATACCATATTTGATTGATCGAATGTTTAATTTCAAGCCTAATTCTACAACTATTATTACCTAAAAACAGTTCCCTTGATATTGGTCTAGTAGTAGTACTAGGCCTCTTTTCTTTAGTCTATCGTTCGTTACAGTATTACACATGATATATGCCATGGCAACTCGTGCGTATGCTTTTCTACTATTTGCCCATTCCCATGCTTTATATTTGTTTGCTCCTAGTTTTATTAGTGCTCTATATTTTGTACCTATTCTTTTCCATTGTTTCCATATGCACATCCTAAGTCTAAACCGTGTACGTGTGGCCGCAATAAACTGGACAGTTATTATAAATTAATAATAACTGAAAAGGAGGCTCTAGAAGCAGACGAGAAAGACATATTTTTACAACTGCATTTAAAAAGCAAATGGTTGATTTGCATCACGGTGGTAAACACACTCGGGCTGTCGTTATAGGAGAGTATCATTATTTGATTATATTTAGATGATCGTACTTGAAACATTTATACACTTTTCAATAATCTCTGGAGACTTAAAACATCCCCTCATATATATACCTACAAAAGGTGAGCAAGTTGACCGAATTATTTTTAACTTTAGTAGCATAATTGAAATATTATCATAATTATGATAATAACAAAAGGAGATGATAGCTATGCCAAAGATTAGACCGGTTTCAGATTTAAGAAACAATTTTACTGATATTTCAAGAATTATTCATGAGGAATCAGAGCCTATCTTTTTAACTAAAAATGGTTATGGTGATATGGTTGTAATGAGCATTGAAGCTTACGAAAAACTCCAATTTGAAAATGAAATTTATTTCAAATTGAAAGAAGCAAAATTACAAGCAAAGAGTACTGATATAAGATATTCTCATGAAGAAGTTTTCGGAGATTTAAGAAAAAAACTCCAAGATAAGGTAGACATAGATGACATATAAAATACAATATCTACCAATTGCAAGAGAAGATATTGAACAGTCAGTGATTGTTTGTATGCACCTAAAGCAGCATTAGATTTACTTGACAACATAGATAAAACTATAGACAACTTAAAAACCTTTCCAATTGCATATCCAGTCAATGAAACCTCTTGATAAGGCATTGATAAATTGAATAAAGTTACTTTACAAGCAAATATTTTCATTCTACACCAAAACTTATGGGCAATTTAAAATTCTGAAACTATAGATGAATCAAGCTCTTTGAAGAACTAAATAAGCAGACCTAAGAAACACCGTAAATTCCAAGTTTACGGTGTTTTATTAGGCACTATAAATTAATTTTTTAAACCCCACTTACGTTTAAAGCACTAATGTCCTATTAACTTTACGACAATTAGTGCTTTATTATTTTATGATTACTATTATACTTATCTTTTAAAATTTATCCCAAATCAAATACAACGCTAATAATGGCCCATTTTCATATCCTTGTTCTGGATACTCTTTTTGCAGTTTGTAAAATTGCTTCAATAACAACTCCGAAAACTGCACTTCCCTCTTAATTCCTAATACTAGACAAACCATAGATCGTGCTATTGGATATTTGATTTCCTCTATATTTTTTGTTAAATCCTCCACATATTTAGCATCTGAAATAGCTAATGCTAATGTGGCTATTTCAACAAATTCATCTTGTCTATTATTTTTAATTTGCTTTAAAACAAGAGGTATAATTTGTTCTTCCATGGATGAAACTTTCTCTAATATATTTTCTCTATTTATTACTATTGTAGATTTACGCATACATCTAATCAATTCTTTGGGGCAAGTAATCTGCATAATCGATGCTTTATCTTTCTCAATTTCCAATATTCTTTCTTCATCTAAGAAGGGGAAGGTCGCTTCGTCAAGAAGATGCTTAAATTCATGGCTTCTCATCATAATTAAATTCAAATATAGGATCATAGCTGATGAGCTTTCTTCCAATTTATTTTGTTCAAAGAACTTTGCTGGTATACAAACCTTTTCGTAACTTTTCTTTTCAGCGAAAATCTTTTCCTGAAATCTATGAATAATATCTTCTGCAACTTCTCCTGGCAATCTTCCGTTTATGTTTATCTTATTTCTGATATTTTTAAATGCTGGTTTGTAATAATTAATATCTTCTTGAATGTCTTGCAAATAATGCTCCTTGTGCTTATTTTTATAATCATCATCAATATAGCAATGATCATTTTCATCTGAAAATACTAATCTATCAAATATATTTGTTACACTATCTTGTAATTCTATTGCTATAGTATTAGCCCATAATAGATATCTATCAAATACACTCGCATACACAATAGGGCTAATTGCAATTACTTTATTCTGTTCTTTTGATTTCATTAATAAATCTAAAACAACACCCTTTTTCTGATCACGTTCTAATTTATCTGGAATATTATTTACAAATTCTTCCAACGTTGTTCCATAATAAACTGTTGTTTCGTAATCCAAATCATAAAATTTATATCCTATTTTTTCAGCTAGTACTTCACCCGTTGTTGTCTTTCCTACATTTGTAATGCCAAGCAGTAAAATTATCATACATTCACCTCAGTCTACGATAAGGTAAACCTTATCTTATTTTTTACAACACTTTTTATACTTTTTTCCACTCCCACATGGACAAGGTTCATTAGGAGATATTTTTGTTACTTTTCTTTCAACTCCCTTGTTTGTCCCAGTAGAATACGACATCATAGGAATAATACTTTCAGACCTTTCTGAATCAATATTCTTCTTTAACATTTCAGTCGGTGTGTGTCCGCAATTACGCCATATTCTAGTCGAATTCATTATCTCTATTATATAACTCACGACCTCATTTGCTTGATTTATATCTTTCATTAGTATGTCAAATTTTTCCAATTGTGCAAAAACATACTGAATACATCCCTCGGAACTACCACCATATTCCATTAATTCAGCATCAAAAATGAACTCATGAATTCCATCTAGGATGTAATCTATATAATCTATGGCTTGCATTTCTCCTTGGTTCGCCGCTTTCTTAAAGTTCTTCATATATTTGCGCTCTAAATACCTCACAAATCTTTTTTCTGCAATGTTTATTTCTCTATAACTTGCATCAGCATACCTTAAAAATTCTATTCTAGACGGGATATATCGCTCATTCTCTGCCGATTCCCAATACAATTCACGGAAATACGAAGTTGCTCTTTTATAAAAGAATTCGTCTAAATGTTCTTCTGTAATCTCTGTATTTTTGTTACGAAGGAACCTAGCCATTTTTTCTATTTCCTTTTCAAGTTGCTCTCTAAAGCATTCATGTAGAATCAGTCCATCCATAGTCATACACACCCCTGGTATCATATTTCCAATTATGTTACTAAGGACTGCTGTGCACATATGCTTTGGGTTAAATACGATTGAATGAGCGTATTTCCCACCCAAACGTATATATCCATCTTCTTCCCATATTTTCTTTTCATATTGCCTTATCAACGACTCTAATTCTTTAACATGAATTACACCATATAAATGAACAGCTGCCAATGCATATTGTCGAATCATATCTACGTATGCTTTACGTTTCATATATACCTTATCAATCGCTAAGATATCATAATCTTCTTGACATCTGTAAGATTCTAATAATCGCCTTATTTCATCATCATCGAAACCTATAGTTATACAAAAACATTCAAAAATAGCATCCTCGCCTAACGCCTCTGCAATTAAGTTTATTTTTTCCTGTTTTTTTAATTTGTATGGATTGTCGGCCATTTCACAAATTCTTCTACAGATTTCTAAAGCTGCTTCATCTAAAAAATCATATTGAGACTCAACAAACATCATAGATGTTTGTTCCGCTACTATCTCTAGAAATTCATTTTTAGTCCCTTGTACCAATTCTCTAATATCACAATTCTTCTCAATAACCTGTACTACAATAGTCAGTAACTTATCAATATCTTTTGCATAATATTTCATTAAGCAATTCTGTATTTTATCTTTTCTACTCATTTTTTACACCTATTCTTTCTTTTTATTTACGCATCACCCCTTGGTGATAAATTCATATTCGTTGTGAATATGTGCTTCCTTTTTCATATCTTCATACTAACAAAAACATCAATTTAACAAATCAGCTAACACGCTAGCTTTTAAAACTTCTACCTTCCCAAAATACGAGAATGATATTACATATTCTACTTTATCAAAGCTATTCTCATTAATCAAGTATATAAGATCACTTCACCAAATCGTATTGACTATTTATTAATAAATGGATATACTATTGGTGAGGTTAAGTAGATTAACTTAAAAAAAAGAGATCGGCCGATCTCTTTTTTCGTTCTTACGAACTAATCGTTGGAGGCTAAGTAGATCAAGAGCTAGTTATCTTTTATAATAACTATAATCAATACAAGAACCACAATAAGTAGTTCCATAATCAATACTCCTAATTCAAACTTGACCTCCAACATAACATGTTTTTAGTCATAATATTGCCCTCCACCGACTGTCAATATTATACCATATTCGTACGATGAAAAGAGTCTTTTCAATGATAATTCGTTCACTATTTTTTATAAATTTATCAACTAAAAATAGTTTCCTTTATATCTAAGAAATCTTATTGATTTCTTCTTTTTTTATACAAAAATATTAATTTTGTTTCATAACATTTAACATAATACCTACTGCAATAAGTGTAATCGTTAAAGAAGATCCACCATAACTAAAAAATGGTAAAGTGACGCCTGTAACGTGTAGTTCACGCTCCCTTTAGAACGTGAACTAGCTATCACACTTAAATCCACATTAAAGAATACTTCTATGTTTCTTTCTTCATCTATTTCTACCTTTGAATTAAATCCAATATTAGTTTACGATTAACCTCTTTTAAACTCACAAACTGTTCAATCGTTCTTTTCACTTCATCACAGCTAACAATATTTTTTTGTCATCTTTTAGTATTTCTAATCTTGTGTTTAGTTTGTTTACTTTGGGGGTGCGGACGTTTTCGTTGATATTTATATCTTGGATAGGCTACAAAAAACTGGACAGTTATTATAAGAGCGACTATTGTTAATGATAACTAAAAAGGAGGCTATAGAAATAGAAGAGAAAGATGTATTTTTACAACTGCATTTAAAAAGCAGCTTGAAACATCTATTCACTTTTCAATAATCTCTGGAGACTTAAAAACTCCCCCTCATATATATATCTGCAAAAGGTGAGCAAGTTGACCGAATTATTTTTAACTTTAGTAGCATAATTGAAATAATATCATAATTATGATATTATAATGATAATAACGGAAGGAGCTGATAGCTATGCCAAAGATTAGACCGGTTTCGGATTTAAGAAACAACTTTACTGATATTTCAAGAATTATTCATGAGGAATCAGAGCCTATCTTTTTAACTAAAAATGGTTATGGGGATATGGTTGTAATGAGCATTGAGGCTTACGAAAAACTCCAATTTGAGAATGAAGTCTATTTCAAATTGAAAGAAGCAGAATTACAAGCAAAGAGTACTGATATAAGATATTCTCATGAAGAAGTTTTTGGAGATTTAAGAAAAAAACTCCAAGATAAGGTAGACATAGATGACATATAAAATACAATATCTACCAATTGCAAGAGAAGATATTGAACAGTCAGTGATTGTTTGTATGCACCTAAAGCAGCATTAGATTTACTTGACAACATAGATAAAACTATAGACAACTTAAAAACCTTTCCACTTGCATATCCAGTCAATGAAACAACAAAACCTCTTGATTTTGAATATCGAATGATACCTGTTAAAAACTATTTAATTTTCTATGTAGTTACAGGAGATATTGTTGAAATTCATAGAGTGGTATACTCGAAAATGGATTTAACAAGACTACTAAAATAACCAAATACTCCAAAGGCATTGATAAATTGAACAAAGTTACTTTACAAGCAATTCAAGATGTTTAAAACGATATTGGTACAAGCAAAGATTTTCATTCTACACCAGAACTTATGGGTAATTTAAAATTTTGAAACTGTAGATAAATCAAACTCTATGAAGAACTAAATAAGCAGACCCAAGAAACACCGTAAATTCCAAATTTACTCAACTAACACGCTAGCTTTTGGAACTTCTATGAGAATGATATTACATGTTCACCTTTACCAAAGATTTTCTCATTAATCAAGTATATAGGATTACTTCACCAGATTGTATTGACTGTTTTTTAGTAAATGGGTATACTATTGGTGAGGTAAGATGGAATTACCAATAAAAAAAGAGATCCTGCTAGATCTCTTTTTTCGTTCTTACGAACTAGTCGTTGAAGGCAAGATGGAATCAAGAGCTAGTTATCTTTTATAATAACTATAATCAATACAAGAACCACAATAAGTAGTTCCATGATCGATCCTCCTAATTCAAACTTGACCTCCAACATAACATGTTTTTAGTCATAATATTGCCCTCCACCGACTGTCAATATTATACCATATTCGTACGATGAAAAGAGTCTTTTCAATGATAATTCGTTCACTATTTTTTATAAATTTATCAACTAAAAATAGTTTCCTTTATATACGAGAAATCTTATTGATTTCTTCTTTTTTTATACAAAAATATTAATTTTGTTTCATAACATTTAACATAATACCTACTGCAATAAGTGTAATCGTTAAAGAAGATCCACCATAACTAAAAAATGGTAAAGTGACGCCAGTTATCGGAAAAATTCCAACAACCACACCCAAGTTAATCAATGCTTGTATTGACAATAATGAACCAATCCCAACTAACAAAAAACATCCAAATAAATCATGACATTCCTTGGCACTAGAAATAATAAGATAAATTAAAAAAACATATAATCCAATTAAAAAAATAGCTCCTATCAAACCAAATTCTTCGCAATAAATAGCAAATATAAAATCAGTTTGAGGCTCTGGTAAATAAAAGTGTTTTTGAATACTATTATTATAACCAACCCCCACTATTCCTCCAGGTCCAATCGCATACAAAGATTGTATCATTTGAAATCCACTTCCCAAAGGATCGCCAAAAGGATCTAAATAAGCAGTTATTCTTTCCAAACGATAAGGAGCCGCTACTATCATCCCAACTAACCCAGCAACACCCCCTAAACCAAGAAAAACAAAATAACGAAAAGGTAATGGTGTAACTAACAACATAACAACTATACTACTAGCCATCACGATAGCACTACCAAAATCAGGTTGCAACATAATCAAACCAAACCCTATCAATATCACAACAAATAAAGCAATTGCATTGCTTATTTTTTTTAATTCCAAATAATACAAATGAATATAACGAGCACTATAAATAATAATACCAACTTTAAATAATTCACTAGGTTGAAAAGAAACAATACCAAAATCAAACCAACTTTGTGATCCTCCTCTTGCACTACCAACTCCCGGAATAATTACTAAAATTAATAATATAAATGTCACCAACAATAATTTTCTACTATGTACTAAATAAAAATGATAATCTATCTTAGAAACTATAAACATACATACAATCCCAATAAACGCAAAAAATAATTGCCTCTTTATATAATAAAAAGAATCTCCAAACTTATAAAAAGCCCATACATTACTAGCGCTATAAACCATACACAAACCAATAAACACAATCACTAACACTACTCCAATGACTAATCTATATCGCATATAAATCCCCCCACTTATTTATACGCAAAAAAAAGAGAGTTATAACTCTCTTATATACTGTTTAAACATTTTTCCTCTTTGATCATAACCACTAAACTCATCAAAAGAACTTGTTGAAGGTGATAATAAAATAATATCTTCTTCTTTAGAAACCTCTAATGCTTTTTTAGTAGCTTCTAATAAATTTTCACAAAGATAACTTTTCTCTATACCCATTTCTTCATAAAATCTTTGTCCTGCAGCTCCAAATGCAATAAAAGTATCTACTTTATCACGATAAGATTTTAACTCCGTTAAATCTAATCCTTTATCAAAACCACCCATCAATAAAACAACCGGTTTATCAAAAGCCTTTAATGCAATAATAGTTGCATCACAATTAGTTGCCTTAGAATCATTATAAATCTCTTTACCATCTTTATTCATAACATACTCAATGCGATGTTCTACTCCATGAAACGAAGCAATTGCATTTGCAATAACATGATTATCATAACCTAATTGCTTAGCAACACAAGTGGCTATCATACAATTTTGAACATTATGTTTACCAACTACTCTAATATCTTTTAGATCAATAATCTTTGTTCCCTGATAATAAATAGAATTATCTTTTAAGCAACAATCAGCATCTTGTTCTAAAGAAAAAGTAATCGTAGAACAAGGAATAGGATATTGTTTTATATATTCTAAAACCACTAAATCATCGATATTTAACAAAAAAGTTCCTGTTGTTTGATGCTTATAAATATTTGTTTTCGAAGCATAATATTCTTCTAAAGAAAGCATATAATCTAAATGATCAGGTGTTAAATTAATAATACTAGAAACATTTGGTGCAAATGTTTCTATATCTAATAATTGAAAATTACTCATTTCTAATATAATGGTATGTCCTTCAACTTGTAATAAGTTATGTTCCATAATAATATCACAAAAAGGATAACCAACATTCCCTGCTAAGTGGACCTTATCATTGGTAGATTTTAAAATTTCTTCAATTAAATGAACAGTTGTTGTCTTCCCATTTGTACCCGTAATAGCAACATAATTTTGTTCCTTAGCACACTGAAAACCCAATTCT from Tannockella kyphosi harbors:
- a CDS encoding shikimate kinase, whose amino-acid sequence is MIILLLGITNVGKTTTGEVLAEKIGYKFYDLDYETTVYYGTTLEEFVNNIPDKLERDQKKGVVLDLLMKSKEQNKVIAISPIVYASVFDRYLLWANTIAIELQDSVTNIFDRLVFSDENDHCYIDDDYKNKHKEHYLQDIQEDINYYKPAFKNIRNKININGRLPGEVAEDIIHRFQEKIFAEKKSYEKVCIPAKFFEQNKLEESSSAMILYLNLIMMRSHEFKHLLDEATFPFLDEERILEIEKDKASIMQITCPKELIRCMRKSTIVINRENILEKVSSMEEQIIPLVLKQIKNNRQDEFVEIATLALAISDAKYVEDLTKNIEEIKYPIARSMVCLVLGIKREVQFSELLLKQFYKLQKEYPEQGYENGPLLALYLIWDKF
- the murD gene encoding UDP-N-acetylmuramoyl-L-alanine--D-glutamate ligase, with translation MLTGKKVLVLGLAKSGRAAIGLLQATNATITVNVFDKKESIEEYDDYVNQGIEMITGGHPEELFERDFDFVVKNPGINYQKPFILRLKERNIPVYTEIELGFQCAKEQNYVAITGTNGKTTTVHLIEEILKSTNDKVHLAGNVGYPFCDIIMEHNLLQVEGHTIILEMSNFQLLDIETFAPNVSSIINLTPDHLDYMLSLEEYYASKTNIYKHQTTGTFLLNIDDLVVLEYIKQYPIPCSTITFSLEQDADCCLKDNSIYYQGTKIIDLKDIRVVGKHNVQNCMIATCVAKQLGYDNHVIANAIASFHGVEHRIEYVMNKDGKEIYNDSKATNCDATIIALKAFDKPVVLLMGGFDKGLDLTELKSYRDKVDTFIAFGAAGQRFYEEMGIEKSYLCENLLEATKKALEVSKEEDIILLSPSTSSFDEFSGYDQRGKMFKQYIREL
- the ftsW gene encoding putative lipid II flippase FtsW; its protein translation is MRYRLVIGVVLVIVFIGLCMVYSASNVWAFYKFGDSFYYIKRQLFFAFIGIVCMFIVSKIDYHFYLVHSRKLLLVTFILLILVIIPGVGSARGGSQSWFDFGIVSFQPSELFKVGIIIYSARYIHLYYLELKKISNAIALFVVILIGFGLIMLQPDFGSAIVMASSIVVMLLVTPLPFRYFVFLGLGGVAGLVGMIVAAPYRLERITAYLDPFGDPLGSGFQMIQSLYAIGPGGIVGVGYNNSIQKHFYLPEPQTDFIFAIYCEEFGLIGAIFLIGLYVFLIYLIISSAKECHDLFGCFLLVGIGSLLSIQALINLGVVVGIFPITGVTLPFFSYGGSSLTITLIAVGIMLNVMKQN
- a CDS encoding type II toxin-antitoxin system RelE/ParE family toxin is translated as MYAPKAALDLLDNIDKTIDNLKTFPLAYPVNETTKPLDFEYRMIPVKNYLIFYVVTGDIVEIHRVVYSKMDLTRLLK
- a CDS encoding type II toxin-antitoxin system Phd/YefM family antitoxin is translated as MPKIRPVSDLRNNFTDISRIIHEESEPIFLTKNGYGDMVVMSIEAYEKLQFENEIYFKLKEAKLQAKSTDIRYSHEEVFGDLRKKLQDKVDIDDI
- a CDS encoding radical SAM protein; translation: MKKELEIEIMERYSIINEKNKREIVLLRGQGCSWRRCRFCDYHLDFSRDKEENITLNQKELSKITGIHQKLEVINSGSFTELPEETMDLIETICIEKKIKEVHFEAHYNQRKFIPALRQRFSKNNISVIIKIGVETFDYLFRESYLVKGIQTDNPSEIATYFDECCLLQGIPGQTKDSMIQDIEIGLTYFNRVCINIMQENGMAIKPDPSVIELFVKEIYPLYKENQRVDILLENTAFGVGGVTTNV
- a CDS encoding beta-class carbonic anhydrase; its protein translation is MIDEIILFNENFVKNEKYKDFITNKYPNKKLAILSCMDTRLTKLLPAALGLENGDAKIIKNAGGVISHPYGSAVRSILIAIYQLGVTEIMVIGHSDCGVQHLDSQKLIDSMIKHGIESSVIENVKASGIDLEGWLGGFSNGDAAITNTVQCLQSHPLVPKDILIKGFIMDSLTGLLQEVNK
- a CDS encoding type II toxin-antitoxin system Phd/YefM family antitoxin; the encoded protein is MPKIRPVSDLRNNFTDISRIIHEESEPIFLTKNGYGDMVVMSIEAYEKLQFENEVYFKLKEAELQAKSTDIRYSHEEVFGDLRKKLQDKVDIDDI
- a CDS encoding queuosine precursor transporter; its protein translation is MSNELLLILCLVCTYMSVLLFYRFFGKTGLYVWTAIVTISANIEVLMLIDAFGVEQTLGNILFASSFLVTDILSENEDKESANLAVKIGIMSNITFVLISQSWLLFTPNANDWVSPAVHTIFSNTPRLMIVGVLVYALAQWFDVWAYHLIWEKTKAKFGDSKRGLWLRNNGSTLVSQLLNTVLFTFGAFIGMYDIPTLINITIASYVIYVITSLCDTPVVYLSRKIKPKN
- a CDS encoding YecA family protein; this encodes MSRKDKIQNCLMKYYAKDIDKLLTIVVQVIEKNCDIRELVQGTKNEFLEIVAEQTSMMFVESQYDFLDEAALEICRRICEMADNPYKLKKQEKINLIAEALGEDAIFECFCITIGFDDDEIRRLLESYRCQEDYDILAIDKVYMKRKAYVDMIRQYALAAVHLYGVIHVKELESLIRQYEKKIWEEDGYIRLGGKYAHSIVFNPKHMCTAVLSNIIGNMIPGVCMTMDGLILHECFREQLEKEIEKMARFLRNKNTEITEEHLDEFFYKRATSYFRELYWESAENERYIPSRIEFLRYADASYREINIAEKRFVRYLERKYMKNFKKAANQGEMQAIDYIDYILDGIHEFIFDAELMEYGGSSEGCIQYVFAQLEKFDILMKDINQANEVVSYIIEIMNSTRIWRNCGHTPTEMLKKNIDSERSESIIPMMSYSTGTNKGVERKVTKISPNEPCPCGSGKKYKKCCKK